Below is a window of Nitrospinota bacterium DNA.
TCCCGGAGAAAAAATATTCCCCCGCCAGGAATGCCAGGCCGTCTATATCCATTATCGCCGGTCATGGGCCTGCTGTCATATTGCCTTGTTCCATATGCTATTATTATTAGCGTTTTGAAGTTTGGCCCGGTTTGGAAAAATATCGCGACTTTGAGACTGACAACATGATGGGGAGAACGGGAATGAAGGGGATTAGGCGTTTTATCACGCTGTTGGCCGCTGGCGGCGTGGCGATGCTGTTTTGCGCCGCGCCGGACGCGTCCTCGGCGGCTTTCAACTATGTGGGCAACAAAAAATGCGGGGAGTGCCACAAGGAAATCCTGGCCGCGTGGAAAAAAACCGTCCACGCCAAGACATTCGACCTGCTGGCGCCCAAAAACAGGGCCGATAAGAAGAAAGAGGCGGGATTAAAACCGGCGGAAGATTACCGCAAGGACAAGTCCTGCATGCGGTGCCACGTGATGGGCTGGGAAGCGGGCGGGTATTCATTCGAAAAGCCCTCCGACGACTGGAAAGGGGTGGGCTGCGAGGACTGTCACGGCGCGGCGGAGCAGTGGCTTGCGCTGCATGACAAGAAAGACCTGGAGCGAAGGGACCGCAAACTCAAGCAGGCGGGATTCTTGAAGTCGTTCGAAGGGGCAGGAGGCGGGACATGCGCCGCATGCCATTACAACCAGAACAGCCCCTACAAAGGGCGCGACCCGAACCACGAGCGCAACTGGGCCGATCCGAAGCTCCAGTCCACATATCACACGGTGAAGAAG
It encodes the following:
- a CDS encoding cytochrome c family protein, with protein sequence MKGIRRFITLLAAGGVAMLFCAAPDASSAAFNYVGNKKCGECHKEILAAWKKTVHAKTFDLLAPKNRADKKKEAGLKPAEDYRKDKSCMRCHVMGWEAGGYSFEKPSDDWKGVGCEDCHGAAEQWLALHDKKDLERRDRKLKQAGFLKSFEGAGGGTCAACHYNQNSPYKGRDPNHERNWADPKLQSTYHTVKKK